One Sediminibacillus dalangtanensis genomic region harbors:
- the asnB gene encoding asparagine synthase (glutamine-hydrolyzing), protein MCGFIGMIRNQPQAPDQNNKNTFQKQNNVISHRGPDDEGYFYDEYISLGFRRLSIIDIESGQQPFNYDDDHYWMIFNGEIYNYIELRDRLTEKGYTFTTESDTEVIIAMFKEHGTAAFEQLRGMFSVLIWDKQTQILYGVRDPFGIKPLFYSEMDEGTYFASEKKSITMMRESEQVDTAALQHYLSFQFAPEPMTLTEGVKKVEPGHFFVKKPGEPIEFTRYWHARFAPVLMEKNEWIKRIQDVMYDSVNVHMRSDVPVGSFLSGGIDSSLIVAIAREFNPNIKTFSVGFERDGYSEVDVAKETAEKLNVENISYTITPEEYVQKLPKIMWHMDDPLADPACVPLYFVGREASKHVTVVLSGEGSDELFGGYNIYREPESLKLFESIPSPAKGLLSRVASVLPEGVRGKSFLERGTTPLKDRYIGNAKMFEDEEKKQLLKAYHPDLYYQQITKPLYANVAGEHPVNQMQYIDIHTWLRGDILLKADKMTMAHSLELRVPFLDKEVFRIASEIPVDLKIANGTTKSILREASRGIVPDHVLDRKKLGFPVPIRHWLKDELYDWAKNLIAESETDHLLHKDYIENLLEDHCQGKGDYSRKIWTVLMFMLWHQIYVERKYSFEELQEEDQTKSKLTV, encoded by the coding sequence ATGTGTGGTTTTATCGGAATGATCCGCAACCAACCTCAAGCACCAGATCAAAACAACAAAAATACCTTTCAAAAGCAAAATAATGTAATTTCCCATAGAGGTCCGGATGATGAGGGTTACTTCTATGATGAATATATTTCACTTGGTTTCAGAAGATTAAGCATAATCGATATAGAAAGTGGTCAGCAGCCGTTCAATTATGATGACGATCATTATTGGATGATTTTTAATGGAGAGATTTACAATTATATCGAACTGCGTGACCGGTTGACTGAAAAGGGATACACCTTTACGACCGAATCCGATACGGAAGTTATCATTGCTATGTTCAAAGAGCATGGAACAGCTGCTTTTGAACAACTAAGAGGGATGTTTTCTGTATTGATATGGGATAAGCAAACGCAAATACTGTACGGAGTCAGAGATCCTTTCGGAATCAAGCCGCTTTTTTACAGTGAAATGGACGAAGGTACATACTTCGCATCCGAGAAAAAAAGCATCACCATGATGAGGGAAAGTGAACAAGTTGATACCGCGGCACTGCAGCACTATTTAAGCTTTCAATTCGCTCCAGAGCCGATGACATTGACCGAGGGCGTTAAAAAAGTAGAACCAGGCCATTTCTTTGTCAAAAAGCCAGGCGAGCCGATCGAGTTCACGCGCTATTGGCATGCCCGGTTCGCGCCGGTCTTAATGGAGAAAAACGAATGGATCAAACGAATTCAGGATGTCATGTATGATTCTGTCAATGTCCATATGCGCAGTGATGTCCCGGTTGGTTCATTCCTTTCCGGTGGGATAGATTCTTCTTTGATTGTTGCCATTGCCAGGGAATTTAATCCTAATATCAAAACCTTCTCGGTCGGATTTGAAAGAGATGGCTATTCCGAAGTGGATGTAGCGAAAGAAACGGCAGAAAAGCTGAACGTTGAAAACATTTCTTATACGATAACTCCCGAGGAATATGTCCAAAAACTACCGAAAATCATGTGGCATATGGATGATCCGTTAGCAGACCCGGCATGTGTACCGCTTTATTTTGTCGGCAGAGAAGCCAGCAAGCATGTCACTGTTGTACTTTCCGGTGAAGGCTCTGATGAACTGTTTGGCGGCTACAATATTTACCGTGAACCGGAATCGTTGAAGTTGTTCGAGTCGATTCCGTCACCGGCCAAAGGTTTGCTTTCCAGAGTCGCATCTGTTCTGCCGGAGGGAGTAAGGGGAAAAAGCTTTTTGGAACGAGGAACTACGCCGCTGAAGGATCGGTACATCGGTAACGCGAAAATGTTCGAAGATGAGGAGAAAAAACAGCTGCTGAAAGCCTATCACCCTGATCTGTACTATCAGCAAATCACGAAACCGCTTTATGCCAACGTGGCTGGAGAACATCCGGTAAACCAAATGCAATACATCGACATTCATACATGGCTGCGCGGCGATATTTTGCTGAAAGCAGATAAAATGACCATGGCTCACTCCCTTGAGTTACGCGTACCTTTCCTGGATAAAGAAGTTTTCCGGATTGCAAGTGAAATTCCAGTCGATTTGAAAATCGCTAATGGAACCACTAAAAGCATTTTGCGTGAGGCTTCTCGTGGCATCGTACCTGATCACGTACTCGACCGAAAAAAACTTGGTTTCCCGGTGCCGATTCGCCACTGGTTGAAGGATGAACTTTATGATTGGGCAAAAAATCTGATTGCTGAAAGTGAGACAGATCACTTGCTTCATAAAGACTATATTGAAAATCTTCTGGAGGATCACTGCCAAGGCAAAGGTGATTACAGCAGAAAGATTTGGACGGTTTTGATGTTCATGTTATGGCACCAAATTTACGTGGAAAGAAAGTATTCTTTCGAAGAATTGCAAGAAGAAGACCAAACAAAAAGCAAGCTTACGGTTTAA
- a CDS encoding LCP family glycopolymer transferase: MGKFTKRISRYEDDHDLTFTREDRIETLRKIHRKHKGNRRDSLFYIGKRFVGPILGTFIAVLLLIGILLPKFYQNDGIKQPLSNHASEQEQESTSFSVLLMGKDSTENDNMRTTVHILLTYNSTEKTIKLVPIPRDAYVEIYNAAGEKKHEDKLMHAYAFHSSPEAVSSTVSNLFDLSVDYYSIFSEEEIYGGLEITEAERRANHIQLGDLLEEQLTFSQLKKIVEESETNIPSDVLTHFKIEESNTDPIEVVDLENGVEETHMNGIYYIKIKQDTIETTTTKLKQHIGNGY, from the coding sequence ATGGGGAAATTTACTAAGCGAATTTCAAGATATGAAGATGATCATGATTTAACGTTTACGAGAGAAGACAGGATAGAAACACTTAGAAAAATCCATAGGAAACACAAAGGTAACCGAAGGGATTCTTTGTTCTACATTGGTAAACGTTTTGTCGGTCCAATATTAGGCACTTTCATTGCAGTACTTTTATTGATAGGGATTCTTTTACCAAAATTTTATCAAAATGACGGGATAAAACAGCCACTTTCAAACCATGCCTCTGAGCAAGAGCAAGAAAGTACTTCATTTTCCGTCTTACTAATGGGAAAGGATTCAACTGAGAATGATAATATGAGAACGACGGTTCATATTTTATTAACATACAACAGTACGGAGAAAACCATAAAGTTAGTACCGATTCCAAGAGATGCTTATGTGGAAATATATAATGCTGCAGGAGAAAAAAAACATGAGGATAAATTAATGCACGCATATGCTTTTCATTCGTCCCCTGAAGCTGTCTCATCCACAGTCTCAAATCTTTTCGATTTATCTGTTGATTACTATTCCATTTTTTCAGAAGAAGAAATATATGGAGGACTGGAAATAACGGAGGCTGAAAGAAGGGCAAATCATATACAGCTTGGAGATTTACTGGAAGAACAGTTAACCTTTTCGCAGCTAAAAAAGATCGTTGAAGAAAGCGAAACAAATATTCCGAGCGATGTTCTCACCCATTTCAAAATCGAAGAGAGTAATACGGACCCAATAGAGGTGGTTGACTTGGAGAATGGTGTAGAAGAAACTCATATGAATGGTATTTATTATATAAAGATTAAACAAGATACGATAGAAACAACGACCACTAAACTAAAACAGCATATTGGAAACGGATACTAA
- a CDS encoding class I SAM-dependent methyltransferase → MKKVIPYAHDLLRETIQPGEVVVDATCGNGHDTAVLSELVGDDGIVYAFDIQQQAIDRTMLLLEEQGIDNVHLVLADHQYVQSYIPKTDHGQVGGAIFNLGYLPGSDKQTITTPESTIEAIRAISDILKPGGLIIIVVYHGHHGGEQEKQELLDYLTGLDQKEFSVLQYAFINQQNNPPFLLALQKKV, encoded by the coding sequence TTGAAAAAGGTTATCCCATACGCACACGACTTATTAAGAGAAACCATACAACCCGGAGAAGTAGTGGTTGACGCAACTTGCGGTAATGGCCATGATACGGCTGTATTAAGCGAACTTGTCGGAGACGATGGTATCGTTTATGCATTTGATATCCAACAGCAGGCAATTGATCGGACAATGCTGCTGCTTGAGGAACAAGGAATCGACAATGTTCATCTGGTTTTGGCTGACCATCAATATGTCCAATCTTACATACCCAAGACAGATCATGGACAGGTTGGCGGGGCAATATTCAACCTAGGCTACTTGCCCGGAAGTGACAAGCAAACGATTACCACTCCGGAGAGTACGATAGAAGCTATTCGGGCTATATCCGATATCCTGAAACCAGGAGGTCTTATCATTATCGTCGTCTATCATGGTCATCATGGAGGAGAACAGGAGAAACAGGAGCTGCTCGATTATCTTACCGGCTTAGATCAAAAGGAATTTTCCGTACTGCAATATGCGTTTATTAACCAGCAGAACAATCCGCCATTCTTGTTAGCTCTTCAAAAAAAGGTATAA
- a CDS encoding tetraprenyl-beta-curcumene synthase family protein, whose product MPYSIPRTSPILMKNVYTRIFPQVDRELAYWKNRANMIPNTELRKQAQDSIRDKKFHCQGGAVYSILAGPRWQEAVRFIVAYQTISDYLDNLCDRSTSLDPRDFRMLHQSMEDALSPAESIKSYYFYRDEQNDGEYLSDLVRTCQKCLRNLDDYSLISAHIQQLEGLYADLQVHKHVKEEERIPRLEGWFEEYKEKWPYLSWYEFSACSGSTLGIFCLVSYAMGDRMSQPLADELFESYFPFMQGLHILLDYYIDQQEDLEEGDLNFCNYYTTSEEMKQRLLFFIEQTNKNVQRLPNRQFHEMVHNGLVGLYLADPKVAKLSGGKEVTRTLLRAGGIRSTFFHLNVKVYNRLKR is encoded by the coding sequence TTGCCATACAGCATCCCGCGTACTTCGCCGATTTTAATGAAAAATGTATACACGAGAATATTCCCGCAGGTCGATCGTGAGTTGGCTTACTGGAAAAACAGAGCAAATATGATCCCGAATACCGAATTGCGTAAACAGGCGCAAGATAGTATCCGAGATAAAAAATTTCACTGTCAAGGCGGGGCTGTTTATAGTATTTTGGCTGGTCCACGTTGGCAGGAAGCCGTCCGTTTTATCGTTGCTTATCAAACGATCAGTGATTACCTCGATAATTTATGTGATCGGAGCACCTCGCTTGATCCCCGAGATTTCAGGATGCTTCATCAATCAATGGAGGACGCACTTTCACCAGCTGAATCCATAAAATCTTATTATTTTTACCGAGATGAACAGAACGACGGAGAGTATTTATCTGACTTGGTGAGGACCTGTCAAAAATGCTTGCGCAATCTGGACGATTATTCGTTGATAAGTGCTCATATTCAACAACTGGAGGGGCTTTATGCCGATTTGCAGGTACATAAGCATGTAAAGGAGGAAGAACGTATTCCTCGCCTGGAAGGGTGGTTCGAGGAATACAAGGAAAAATGGCCATACTTAAGCTGGTATGAATTTTCAGCATGCAGCGGTTCCACGCTCGGTATTTTTTGTCTTGTTTCCTACGCCATGGGGGACAGAATGTCTCAACCGCTTGCGGATGAACTGTTTGAAAGCTATTTTCCTTTTATGCAGGGTTTGCATATCTTGTTGGACTATTACATTGATCAGCAGGAGGACTTGGAAGAAGGGGACCTGAATTTTTGTAATTATTATACGACATCGGAAGAAATGAAGCAGCGGCTGCTCTTTTTCATTGAACAGACAAACAAAAATGTACAACGGCTGCCAAATCGTCAATTTCATGAAATGGTTCACAACGGACTTGTCGGACTTTATTTGGCAGATCCTAAAGTTGCAAAATTGTCAGGAGGAAAGGAAGTAACCAGGACCTTACTGCGAGCGGGGGGAATCCGCTCAACTTTTTTCCACTTGAATGTGAAAGTGTATAACCGGCTCAAACGATAA
- a CDS encoding C39 family peptidase produces MLLFIGVFAFLMTLLLSYFHQKAAIQTWQLFYKSNALLFALCTITVSLIILYNNRYTWLPAASEWLKEQANPVRADELPTVELEPVFPLIEQFQLPESVHLEVPQIMQYPELPRGCEVTSLAMLLQYNGVEVSKLKLAEQVDKDKTPFQQTEKGIYFGNPSNGFVGDMYSLDKPGFGVYHQPIARLAERYLGDRVHDFSGGHFYEIFKYLHNRQPVWVITNTTFKKLPEKEFQTWNTEQGSINITMKEHSVLVTGYDDSYIYFNDPLAKQQRKAPINAFKEAWVQMGKQAITVKP; encoded by the coding sequence GTGTTATTATTTATCGGGGTTTTTGCCTTCCTGATGACACTCCTACTCAGTTATTTTCATCAAAAAGCAGCCATACAAACTTGGCAGCTTTTTTACAAGTCAAATGCATTGCTGTTTGCCCTATGCACCATTACTGTTTCACTGATCATTCTCTATAATAATCGGTACACATGGTTACCGGCAGCATCTGAATGGTTAAAAGAACAGGCAAATCCAGTACGAGCAGATGAATTGCCCACTGTTGAACTGGAGCCTGTTTTTCCTTTAATCGAACAATTTCAGCTTCCTGAGTCGGTTCATTTGGAGGTCCCCCAGATTATGCAGTATCCGGAACTGCCACGCGGATGTGAAGTCACCAGTCTGGCCATGCTTCTCCAATACAACGGTGTAGAGGTATCTAAGTTGAAACTGGCTGAACAAGTCGATAAAGATAAGACTCCTTTTCAGCAAACCGAAAAAGGCATCTACTTCGGCAATCCTTCCAATGGCTTTGTCGGGGACATGTATTCCCTGGACAAACCAGGCTTCGGTGTTTATCACCAGCCTATTGCCAGACTTGCGGAAAGATATCTGGGCGACCGGGTTCACGATTTCAGTGGAGGACATTTTTACGAGATTTTCAAATACCTCCATAACCGACAGCCAGTTTGGGTCATCACCAATACAACCTTTAAAAAACTGCCGGAAAAAGAATTTCAAACGTGGAATACGGAACAGGGTAGTATCAACATTACCATGAAAGAACATTCCGTCTTGGTAACAGGGTATGATGATTCGTACATTTACTTCAACGATCCTCTTGCTAAACAACAAAGAAAAGCACCCATCAACGCCTTCAAAGAAGCATGGGTGCAAATGGGAAAGCAAGCAATTACGGTTAAACCGTAA
- a CDS encoding DUF2524 family protein has product MATRQSIDDLIARTTACISEAEEQLDITNRNGYSVDADYSEAQAKLTQMEAEIAKLMDSSNAQQREQLHRLHLLASQCLNDMILDQNDLAGE; this is encoded by the coding sequence ATGGCTACCAGACAATCAATCGATGACCTTATTGCCAGGACAACTGCCTGTATATCCGAAGCGGAAGAACAACTCGATATTACGAACCGAAATGGCTATTCAGTCGATGCAGACTATTCCGAAGCACAAGCAAAGTTGACCCAAATGGAAGCGGAGATCGCCAAATTAATGGATAGCTCCAATGCTCAGCAACGTGAACAACTACATCGGCTGCACCTGCTGGCAAGCCAGTGTTTGAATGATATGATTCTGGATCAAAATGATTTAGCAGGTGAATAG
- a CDS encoding BMP family lipoprotein, which yields MKKIIQVVLITIIAVLFIAGCSQQEAAEGEEEPIKIGIMLSDVGLGDQSFSDSAFTGLMKARDELGIVFDYRELDESGSYEPGLKELVEEDNDIIIGLGYMVQEELEKVAEENPDQQFVLIDAVSGLENITSVTFKADQGSYLAGVLAALTSDSNTIGFIGGENNDTINQFMHAYREGARSVSSDINVLVEYAGDFGDDQLGAKLAGKMADENADVIFAAAGFTGTGALKEAQNLGIYAIGVDSDQYFHAEKAVITSVMKNIDSAVYELASQLVENHEIKQGQLDLGIDDNGVGLAPVRIVNLTQRENELLEDAKQQLLQ from the coding sequence ATGAAAAAAATCATTCAAGTTGTCTTAATTACTATAATTGCAGTTCTTTTTATAGCTGGCTGTAGTCAACAAGAAGCTGCCGAAGGAGAGGAAGAACCAATAAAAATAGGGATTATGCTCTCAGATGTCGGTCTTGGCGACCAGTCTTTCAGTGACTCAGCGTTTACCGGGTTGATGAAGGCCAGAGATGAGCTTGGTATCGTGTTCGACTATAGGGAGTTAGATGAATCGGGGAGTTATGAACCAGGCCTGAAGGAGCTGGTCGAAGAGGATAATGATATTATTATCGGCCTTGGATATATGGTACAAGAAGAACTGGAAAAGGTCGCAGAAGAAAACCCCGATCAGCAATTTGTATTAATCGATGCCGTTTCAGGTTTAGAGAATATAACATCGGTCACCTTTAAAGCGGACCAGGGGAGCTATCTGGCAGGAGTACTGGCCGCCCTGACTTCCGATAGTAATACAATTGGGTTCATTGGCGGGGAAAACAATGATACGATCAACCAGTTTATGCACGCTTACAGAGAAGGTGCTAGGTCGGTTTCCAGCGACATCAATGTATTGGTAGAGTATGCCGGTGACTTTGGTGATGATCAGCTGGGAGCAAAACTTGCCGGCAAAATGGCTGACGAAAATGCAGATGTAATTTTCGCTGCTGCCGGCTTTACTGGAACAGGAGCATTAAAGGAAGCACAGAATCTGGGGATATATGCGATTGGTGTGGACTCGGATCAATATTTCCACGCTGAAAAAGCTGTGATTACTTCTGTCATGAAGAACATTGATTCCGCGGTTTATGAACTCGCTTCACAACTAGTGGAAAATCATGAAATAAAGCAGGGGCAGTTAGACCTCGGGATAGACGACAACGGGGTAGGCTTGGCTCCTGTGCGGATCGTTAATCTGACACAGAGAGAAAATGAGTTGTTGGAAGATGCAAAGCAGCAGTTATTGCAATAA
- a CDS encoding gamma carbonic anhydrase: MIYEYKGKKPVIHDSAYVAEDAVITGDVTIDELASIWFKTVIRGDVAPVHIGKQANVQDLSLFHQSPGLPLVIEDGVTIGHQVTLHSAKIRKGALIGMGSIILDDAEVGEHAFIGAGSLVPPGKVIPPNTLAFGRPAKVIRELTEEDFKEMDRIRHSYIEKGQYYKNQQEK, encoded by the coding sequence ATGATTTACGAATATAAAGGTAAAAAACCTGTCATCCATGATTCCGCTTATGTAGCCGAAGATGCTGTCATCACTGGAGACGTGACCATTGATGAGTTGGCGAGCATCTGGTTTAAAACAGTTATCAGAGGTGATGTCGCGCCCGTCCATATTGGTAAACAGGCAAACGTCCAGGATCTCAGTCTCTTTCACCAAAGTCCCGGTCTACCACTTGTCATCGAAGACGGTGTTACGATCGGCCATCAGGTTACCCTGCATTCAGCGAAAATCCGGAAAGGTGCCTTGATTGGAATGGGCTCCATCATACTCGATGATGCAGAAGTAGGAGAACATGCCTTCATTGGAGCGGGAAGCCTTGTTCCTCCAGGCAAAGTTATCCCGCCAAATACGCTGGCTTTTGGTCGTCCTGCTAAAGTAATCCGCGAACTTACCGAAGAAGATTTTAAAGAAATGGACAGAATCAGACACTCTTATATAGAAAAAGGACAATACTATAAAAACCAGCAGGAAAAATAA
- a CDS encoding methyl-accepting chemotaxis protein, whose translation MTIKKKLLLNSLGILLLACLIVGFIIYNMLQIQSSSSDQVSILLNIERVQSEMNGTKQSLSNFSFSGTDALKQESTRQMEASQALLEELKATVSDQTSLDYLTKAETKFDEWREQVAASLDEKDLGEAKRQSIRTDGILNDIYMLSQSAEKNYQDIQQRLKNQIRFTIVSSIIGCVVLLVIASISTLKVTNSISTTLRKLADNAREIATGNLAVHPLDYNKSDELGALNDSFSKMAEQLRDLISSIDGVSKDVESFAAVIDEENKSLTEVSKQVAVSTDELSAGTQSISEDLQDAVTLIEQMDGDFSNNVEHTKQAVTFGNDAGEAVASGQKAIRSQQQLVEENAKTSQEIRQAAETFANYTGEINNMAKSVAEIAEQTNLLALNAAIEAARAGEAGKGFAVVAEEVRKLAEDSSTATSHIFEMVKLIENGISDITVSVERGAGIVKEEQASMDKTTAAFTNIERKVEGFSKELSILLEGIQRSKGTGRKVLDNVESISAVVEQSAAGNEQISASTQEQLTAFNHMVEQVAKLRKLTDELNETVGAFHR comes from the coding sequence ATGACGATTAAGAAAAAACTTTTACTCAACTCACTCGGAATTTTATTGCTAGCTTGTTTAATCGTAGGATTTATTATTTATAATATGTTACAAATTCAGTCTTCATCATCTGACCAAGTTTCCATTTTATTGAATATTGAAAGGGTTCAATCAGAAATGAATGGTACAAAGCAAAGCCTGAGCAACTTTTCCTTTTCAGGAACGGATGCCCTAAAACAGGAATCGACTAGACAAATGGAAGCAAGTCAGGCATTGCTTGAAGAATTAAAGGCGACAGTAAGCGACCAAACCAGCCTTGACTACTTGACGAAGGCAGAAACGAAATTTGACGAATGGAGGGAGCAAGTTGCTGCATCCCTTGATGAAAAGGACTTGGGCGAAGCAAAGCGCCAATCGATCCGAACGGATGGCATACTGAATGATATTTACATGCTTAGTCAATCAGCTGAGAAGAATTACCAGGACATACAACAGCGGTTGAAAAACCAAATCCGGTTCACGATTGTTTCTTCCATAATCGGCTGTGTCGTATTGTTGGTAATAGCTTCAATCTCTACTTTGAAAGTAACGAATTCAATTTCGACTACCCTTCGTAAGCTGGCTGATAATGCCAGAGAGATTGCAACCGGTAATTTGGCAGTACATCCTCTGGATTACAACAAGTCGGACGAATTGGGTGCACTGAATGATTCATTTAGTAAGATGGCAGAACAACTTCGTGACTTAATTTCCTCGATTGACGGGGTGAGTAAGGATGTGGAAAGTTTTGCAGCTGTTATCGATGAAGAGAATAAGTCTCTGACCGAAGTGAGTAAACAAGTTGCTGTATCCACAGACGAATTATCCGCTGGTACACAATCCATTTCGGAAGACTTGCAGGACGCCGTAACCTTAATTGAACAAATGGATGGTGACTTTTCAAACAATGTGGAACATACCAAACAAGCTGTAACCTTTGGTAATGATGCAGGAGAAGCAGTCGCTTCCGGACAAAAAGCCATTCGTTCTCAGCAGCAACTTGTGGAGGAAAATGCCAAGACATCGCAGGAAATCAGACAAGCAGCCGAGACATTTGCCAACTATACAGGAGAAATCAACAACATGGCAAAATCGGTTGCTGAGATAGCTGAACAGACGAATTTGCTTGCATTAAATGCTGCGATAGAAGCCGCCCGCGCCGGAGAAGCCGGGAAAGGCTTCGCAGTTGTTGCAGAGGAGGTGCGCAAGCTTGCCGAAGACTCCTCGACTGCAACAAGTCATATTTTTGAAATGGTAAAGCTAATCGAGAATGGGATCAGTGACATTACCGTATCCGTGGAAAGAGGTGCCGGCATCGTAAAAGAGGAACAGGCTTCAATGGATAAAACAACTGCTGCTTTCACCAATATTGAGCGGAAAGTGGAAGGGTTCAGTAAGGAATTATCCATTTTGCTGGAGGGGATTCAACGTTCAAAAGGTACAGGACGAAAAGTGCTGGACAATGTGGAAAGCATTAGCGCGGTTGTTGAACAGTCGGCTGCCGGGAATGAACAAATATCCGCTTCTACACAGGAACAATTGACCGCGTTCAATCATATGGTAGAGCAAGTTGCCAAGTTAAGAAAGCTGACAGATGAATTAAACGAAACAGTAGGTGCATTCCATCGTTAG
- the metK gene encoding methionine adenosyltransferase, protein MTANRRLFTSESVTEGHPDKICDQISDAILDEILASDPDARVACETTVTTGLVLVSGEITTTTYVDIPSIVRKTVKNIGYTRAKYGFDAETCAVLTAIDEQSPDIAGGVDQALEAREDTSYDEEIEAIGAGDQGLMFGYANNETPELMPLPISLAHKISKRLSDVRKENILPYLRPDGKTQVTVEYDENDKPVRVDTIVISTQHHPEIELKQIQQDIKEFVIKPIVPEAFLDEKTKYFINPTGRFVIGGPQGDAGLTGRKIIVDTYGGYARHGGGAFSGKDATKVDRSAAYAARYVAKNIVAAELAESCEVQLAYAIGVAEPVSISINTFGTGKVTENELVKAVRELFDLRPAGIIKMLDLKRPIYQNTAAYGHFGRTDIEFPWEKTDKVNSLNEFLNQ, encoded by the coding sequence ATGACTGCAAATCGTCGATTATTCACCTCAGAATCGGTTACAGAAGGACACCCCGATAAAATTTGTGATCAGATTTCTGACGCCATTTTAGATGAAATTTTGGCAAGTGATCCAGATGCTCGTGTGGCATGCGAGACAACTGTTACTACCGGTCTGGTTTTAGTATCGGGGGAAATCACTACCACTACTTATGTTGATATTCCAAGCATTGTTCGTAAGACAGTGAAAAATATTGGGTACACGAGAGCGAAGTATGGCTTTGATGCGGAAACTTGCGCTGTCCTGACCGCGATCGATGAACAGTCCCCTGATATTGCGGGGGGCGTGGATCAGGCTTTGGAAGCACGCGAAGATACAAGCTACGATGAAGAAATCGAAGCAATCGGTGCTGGTGACCAGGGTCTGATGTTCGGGTACGCAAATAATGAAACGCCAGAGCTAATGCCGCTGCCTATTTCACTCGCCCATAAAATAAGTAAGCGTCTGTCAGATGTCAGAAAGGAAAACATTCTGCCTTACTTGCGCCCGGATGGAAAAACCCAGGTGACAGTAGAATATGATGAAAATGACAAACCAGTAAGAGTGGATACCATCGTCATTTCCACCCAGCATCATCCGGAAATCGAGCTCAAACAAATTCAACAGGACATTAAAGAATTTGTCATTAAGCCGATTGTGCCGGAAGCGTTTCTGGATGAGAAAACAAAGTATTTCATCAATCCAACAGGCAGGTTTGTAATCGGTGGTCCACAAGGGGACGCCGGCTTGACAGGAAGAAAAATCATTGTTGATACTTACGGGGGATACGCCCGTCATGGAGGCGGCGCATTCAGCGGAAAGGACGCCACCAAAGTGGACCGCTCGGCTGCATATGCGGCACGATATGTTGCGAAAAACATTGTGGCAGCGGAACTAGCCGAGTCCTGTGAAGTCCAGCTTGCTTACGCCATTGGTGTGGCAGAACCAGTATCCATATCGATTAACACCTTCGGTACAGGGAAAGTAACGGAAAATGAATTAGTAAAAGCTGTGAGGGAATTATTTGACCTTCGTCCAGCAGGTATTATCAAGATGCTTGATTTGAAACGTCCTATTTATCAAAACACAGCTGCGTACGGACACTTTGGCAGAACCGATATCGAATTTCCTTGGGAAAAGACCGATAAGGTAAACAGTTTGAATGAATTTTTGAACCAGTAA
- a CDS encoding sigma-70 family RNA polymerase sigma factor: protein MEKGEKEDFLEAIMLKHGDDLVRLAFNYVKDKETAKDMVQNSFIKCYENLGKFRYDSTIKTWLYRITVNQCKDYLRSWHYRKVKTKSVFVNAIKSISSLTENEVIKKSESEEMKSLMFSLPESYREVIYLYYYKDLSIPEIAEVTGLNLNTVKTRLRRGKQRLKNLLEEAEVYGEIY, encoded by the coding sequence ATGGAAAAAGGAGAAAAAGAAGATTTCTTAGAAGCGATAATGTTAAAACATGGGGATGATTTGGTAAGATTAGCATTCAATTATGTGAAAGATAAAGAAACTGCTAAAGATATGGTCCAAAATTCTTTCATTAAGTGTTATGAAAACTTGGGTAAATTTCGTTATGATTCAACCATCAAAACATGGTTATACCGGATCACCGTCAATCAATGCAAGGATTATTTAAGGAGTTGGCATTATCGGAAAGTCAAAACCAAAAGTGTGTTTGTGAATGCAATCAAATCTATTTCATCCTTAACAGAAAATGAGGTTATAAAAAAATCAGAATCTGAAGAGATGAAAAGTCTTATGTTCTCTTTGCCCGAAAGCTACAGAGAAGTTATTTATTTATATTATTACAAAGACTTATCCATCCCAGAAATAGCTGAAGTAACTGGTTTGAATCTTAACACCGTTAAAACAAGACTTAGGAGAGGAAAGCAAAGGCTGAAAAATTTACTAGAGGAGGCTGAGGTGTATGGGGAAATTTACTAA